The Shewanella zhangzhouensis genome has a window encoding:
- a CDS encoding DUF2271 domain-containing protein has translation MKLKSLLLVSALCGISTSTFAQMQLELSLKEITTGQYHRPYTAVWVENSRGESVKTLALWVQHDGHKWFKDIRRWWRKAGRDNPAMVDGVSSATRPAGKYHLDWDLSYDEGKPLAEGDYQLFIEVVREHGGRELIRHPFSLPGNDFNVKLPATSETGESQIHYSR, from the coding sequence ATGAAACTGAAATCCCTGCTATTGGTGAGTGCCCTGTGCGGCATCAGCACCAGCACCTTCGCCCAGATGCAGCTCGAACTGAGCCTTAAAGAAATCACCACGGGCCAATACCACAGGCCCTATACCGCCGTGTGGGTTGAGAACAGCCGCGGTGAATCGGTAAAGACCCTGGCGCTGTGGGTACAACACGATGGCCACAAGTGGTTTAAAGATATTCGCCGTTGGTGGCGCAAGGCCGGTCGGGATAATCCCGCCATGGTCGATGGAGTGTCGTCGGCCACGCGCCCCGCAGGCAAGTATCACCTCGACTGGGATCTGTCCTACGATGAGGGGAAACCGCTGGCCGAGGGTGACTATCAGCTCTTTATTGAGGTCGTCAGGGAACATGGTGGCCGTGAGCTTATCCGCCATCCCTTCAGCCTGCCCGGCAATGATTTCAACGTTAAGCTGCCCG